GCTGCGTGAGCGGACCGAGCTCTTCCTGCGCTACACGGTCCCCTCCGTGCGGGCCCAGACCTGCCGCGACTTCTCGTGGCTGGTCTACCTCGACCCCGAGTCACCCGCCTGGCTCGTCGAGCTGATGTCCTCGCTCGAGGCGGAGTCGCTGCTGACCCCGCTGTACCGGACGTCGGTGCCCCCGGACGAGCTGGTCGCCGACCTGCGGGCCGTGGCCGGCGACGACGACGGGGGCCTGATCACGACCAACCTCGACAACGACGACGGTCTGGCCCGTGACCTCGTCGAGCGGCTGAGAGCCGCCCACGTGCCCGGCTCCCCCGCCGCCGTCTACGTCGACCACGGGGTCATCCTCAGCGGGGACGCGCTCTACCTCCGCCGCGACCGCGAGAACGCCTTCTGCAGCGTCGCCGAGGACCTCACTGCGCCGGTCACCTGCTGGGCCGACTGGCACAACCGTCTCCACCTGCACCTGCCCGTGCGCCACCTCG
This is a stretch of genomic DNA from Terracoccus luteus. It encodes these proteins:
- a CDS encoding glycosyltransferase, producing the protein MTTQVLLTRYNLPSPGVESLIRARDGWLRERTELFLRYTVPSVRAQTCRDFSWLVYLDPESPAWLVELMSSLEAESLLTPLYRTSVPPDELVADLRAVAGDDDGGLITTNLDNDDGLARDLVERLRAAHVPGSPAAVYVDHGVILSGDALYLRRDRENAFCSVAEDLTAPVTCWADWHNRLHLHLPVRHLGGPPGWLQVIHGTNVSNRVRGRRVGRRRYESAFGGLLDQVSEPSATTLGRDLLVGWPYRTVRDVGRSTLREAIVRVGGKEGLDRLKDRLAARSTAG